In Bos taurus isolate L1 Dominette 01449 registration number 42190680 breed Hereford chromosome 11, ARS-UCD2.0, whole genome shotgun sequence, one DNA window encodes the following:
- the VAMP8 gene encoding vesicle-associated membrane protein 8 gives MEASGGGGDDRVRNLRDEVEGVKNIMTQNVERILARGENLDHLRNKTEDLEATSEHFKTTSQKVARKFWWKNVKMIVLICVIVFIIILFIVLFATGAIPT, from the exons ATG GAGGCCAGTGGTGGAGGAGGAGATGACCGTGTGCGGAACCTCAGGGATGAAGTGGAAGGGGTCAAGAATATCATGACTCAGAATGTGGAGCGGATCCTGGCCCGGGGAGAGAACCTGGACCACCTTCGCAACAAGACAGAGGATCTGGAAGCCACA TCAGAGCACTTCAAGACGACGTCACAGAAGGTGGCTCGGAAGTTCTGGTGGAAGAACGTGAAGATGATTGTCCTCATCTGTGTGATTGTTTTTATCATCATCCTCTTCATCGTGCTTTTTGCCACTGGCGCCATCCCAACTTAG